In the genome of Oryzias melastigma strain HK-1 linkage group LG4, ASM292280v2, whole genome shotgun sequence, the window GATGATCAAGTCTAAGGTGTGACCTCTGTTATGGGTGGGCTGTGTAACATGTTGCTCAAATCCTAAAGTCTCCAGgagatttaaaaactcacagGCATAGAAATCATTATCGTTATCAACATGCAAATTAAAATCTCCGGCTAATAAAATTTTATCTTATCTTAAAAGGATTGGTgccaaaaattcagaaaattcatTGATAAAAGAGGAAGGGGGATTTGGTGGTCTGTTCATTGTAATTGATAAAACAGGAGGgctattaaaaagaaaagcatggtactcaaatgaagaaaactcaGAGAGCATAATAACTTCGGTTTGTATAGCTTGCTGAGTAATTGATGCTGTCCCGCCACCTCTCTTACCTTCCCTTATAgagaataaaaacttaaaattagacGGAGAGGCCTCAGTGAGAATGACAGGTGCGTCAGTGCCAAGCCACGTTTCTGTCAAAAACAAGCAACTTAAATCATTGTCTAAGATAAGATCATTGACAATAAAAGACTTATTAGAAAGTGATCTGACATTTAAAAGGCCCATTTTCAATGTCACAGTAGAGTTCAATGATGGGGTTGACAATGGTTGAGTGGATGGTTTCTGAATGTGCACTGCTTTAAGGTTGATGAAACAACGTAAAAACCTGAAGGGGTCTAATGTCTTTCTTAATAAACATCTTCTAAATATCACGCTGATCTGGCGAAGCACGCAAGAATATTGCgcagaaataaacagatttacaGTACGTGGATTcggaactccagaatctttgtgaaaccactcggaccactggaccagacgaagcctctggaaataaaatccatgaaagactttgtcaTGCACTTCTGTTCATTGGCGGGTTCTCGCTAATTGGCGGGCTCTGCTCATTGGTTAGCGCTGATTGTTTCATCCGCGCGCACCTGTGCCGCTCCCCACGCAGCTGCACGCGCCGCCATCATAAGCTCGCGCCGGAGAAACGTGCGTCCTCGCGCTTCTTCAGGTGAGCTCGCGGCTGGCAGCAGGATGGCGTCTGGACGGCGCGTGGACGCAGCGGAGCGGGGAGGAGCCTCTGAGGAGGCGGAGGGAGCCGTGGCCCCGCGGGACGGCGGGCTCCGCGCGCTGCTCCGCGGCCTCGTCTGGCCGTTCGGGCTCGTGGTTCGTACGTCTGACCGGCAGCTTCCGGTGCGCGCGAGGCGCTTCTGACGGCGCGCGCTGTCTGCTGCAGGTTCGAGTCTGCTCCAGAGCCTGGCAGCTGCTCGGCTTCCAGGAACCGCACGCGGTCACCTCGGCTTCCGGCCCCCCGCGTCCCAGCCGTCGGAAGCGCCTGCACCGTGTCACGCGCGCGCTGCTGTCCGTGCTGCCCCGGTGGGTCCAGAGCGCTCTGGGGTTCCCGGGACCCGCCAGCATCGGGGTCTCCCTGTCCCCAGGTGCTGTTGATACTGGCAGTTTGACCTTTACCCCCCAACCCCATTTACAGATCAGCTGATATCCAGGAAGAAAGTTTAAATTcgtgtttttcaaccaaaatgcggcggggggggggggctgcagaGTTACTGATGACGTCAAACTTTGAGTCGTTtcatgttaattatttttacgTGGAATGAGTTCAAACTGttgaaatgaaaacatctaTCCTTGTGATTTGGAGCCCCTCCAGCAGGTGGCGCCCTCAGCAGCTGCCTATGCCGCTCTGACCTCTGCGTCCCACAGAAATCCGGAGTTCTCCCACCAAACCTCACGGGAAAGGCAGCAAGCGCAAACAGGACGACCTGgatgacgaggaggaggaggagcatccGTCCTGGGTGGAAACGCTGAGCCAGGAGCTGGCAGACGACGACGGCCCGGCTGAAGATCCGGACTATGAGGTGGGTCCTGATGGTCCTCCACATGGAGGCGGAGCTCCACTGACCTCCTGTCCTTCAGCCCAGCTCCGTGGAGACGGACACGGAGGAGTACGCCTCCCACAACAACACGGAGAGCGACCTGGAGGCCCCAGGAGGAGGTGTGCTGATCCGGGACGTCCAGACGGTGAGGAGATCCTGAGAGTCGGACTCGGATCCACGTTAGGATGAAATGATTAAGAAGTCGTGGTGCAAAAACCAGAAATTCATGTCAGTGTAAGATCACAATTGTTTCATTTCTGGAAGGATGCCGCNNNNNNNNNNNNNNNNNNNNNNNNNNNNNNNNNNNNNNNNNNNNNNNNNNNNNNNNNNNNNNNNNNNNNNNNNNNNNNNNNNNNNNNNNNNNNNNNNNNNNNNNNNNNNNNNNNNNNNNNNNNNNNNNNNNNNNNNNNNNNNNNNNNNNNNNNNNNNNNNNNNNNNNNNNNNNNNNNNNNNNNNNNNNNNNNNNNNNNNNNNNNNNNNNNNNNNNNNNNNNNNNNNNNNNNNNNNNNNNNNNNNNNNNNNNNNNNNNNNNNNNNNNNNNNNNNNNNNNNNNNNNNNNNNNNNNNNNNNNNNNNNNNNNNNNNNNNNTTTTGTTCATGTAACTGAGTAGTTCAAAGAATTCAACATTTGATTCTTCAAAAGTAACTTTTGTAAAATGACAGCAACTCGACTCAAAACTTCTTTGATTTCACTGAACTATTAACACACTAATTTCCTAACACAATTTTTAATAACCTGTCAGACACGCCCACTCTGTAACCGACCTGGACTCGTTCTACTCGGAGCTGCTTTGTTTTCATACTTTGATGGAAATCTTGCTGGAATTGAAGGTATGTTGTTTTTGGAGTCGTTTATTGTGACTTTAACATGTTATTTCTTTAGTTCcctttcagtttgttttaagcGATGGCTTCTCTAAActgttagcgttagcattacaTTAACACTGAGCTTAATGACATTCTGTGATGCTTTTAGTCTGAATCATCACGAAGCCTAAAATCAGAATCTTAAACAttaagctgcttttttctccatttttatatttgtaaatgtttcatatcacattaaaatgttaatatttcaaCCTGATACAGAAATTCTCTCAAGTCTTTTAGATGAGAGTTCTGATGATGCTCTGCTGTTCACTGGACCATGAATGAGTCGGATCAACTCAGATCTTCTGAGGGGGGGGTCAGCTGCCCAGCCAATCGAAACCCTCCAGGTGGAGCTGACACAGGTACGATtggctaaaataaatattccctaaaacattaaaaggatGTATTATCTAATTTCCAGAAAGGcattgtaaatattaaaattatttgtttaaattgatCTTCAGTTCAATTGGAGGTGGAGGGGAGAGTCCTGCGTTAGAATCTTCTCACGTTTTGATCGTTGACAGTGCAGTGAAAAGTATGCAAACATTTTGGTCTGGCTTCCTCTTTTGGAGCAGTGACAGAAGGTTCTAGTCCGCTCCAGAAGTCCTCATGATCCGGCCAACAGTTCAGCAGCTGCATAGATGCTAATCCACTCTTTCTAGGATTCTAACTCTATTCTGAACTGATTACATGCAAGAATCTTTCAGGTCTTTGTCATTGAATTGTTGTGAGTCTCCTCTAAACTTTGAAGTTCTGATTATCTTTGCTGTTCTGTGTCTCTCAGGAAGTGTCAGAGGCTGCCATGCATGAGCAGCGTTAAAGGAAGGAGGAAGAGTTCTCTCTGATGCAGCAGATCCACTGATCCAGCGGATCC includes:
- the org gene encoding oogenesis-related, translating into MASGRRVDAAERGGASEEAEGAVAPRDGGLRALLRGLVWPFGLVVRVCSRAWQLLGFQEPHAVTSASGPPRPSRRKRLHRVTRALLSVLPRWVQSALGFPGPASIGVSLSPEIRSSPTKPHGKGSKRKQDDLDDEEEEEHPSWVETLSQELADDDGPAEDPDYEPSSVETDTEEYASHNNTESDLEAPGGGVLIRDVQTTRPLCNRPGLVLLGAALFSYFDGNLAGIEVF